From one Lolium rigidum isolate FL_2022 chromosome 4, APGP_CSIRO_Lrig_0.1, whole genome shotgun sequence genomic stretch:
- the LOC124708538 gene encoding disease resistance protein RGA5-like, with protein MEGALVSAATGALKSIVEKLFALLGDEYKRFKGVRDQIRFLANELTTMHAFLLKMSEEEEAGHDPLDKAWMKEVRELSYDMEESMDDFMLRLDDKDANPDGFIDKIKHSLGKLGNMKTRRRIGKEMEEFKKQIIEVGDRYARYRTGGVIFKMRNLTIDPRALVIFELASKLVGIEEPKAEIIKLLTKEEGCGLTLQNLKVVAIVGFGGIGKTTLANQVYQEIKAQFQCSAFISVSRTPDMMSILRTILSEVSNQKYVDTEAGSIQHLISKVHDFLTDKRYFIVVDDIWSVAAWEILKYAFPMMSGGSRIITTSRVKGVAHSCCSSFSGFVYNIRALDIVHSRQLFHRRLFKSEEDFPSHLKDVSDEILKKCDGIPLAIIAISGLLANRENTKDEWDQVKVSIGCALERNPSVEGMMKIISLSYFDLPAHLKTCLLYLSIFPEDTIIHKKGLIWRWIAEGFIYNEGRYTLYESGEKCFNELVNRSLIEPVMTGYGVVKSCRVHDTILDFIISKSIEENFVTLVSNSNTTETQSKVHRLSVQKDKEGPENLLLRRIRSLHVFRPLGEFPSLVRFRHLRVLDIGNIECSLRLKNHHIEDIGRLLQLRYLNLRWTRVSMLPQQIGYLCHLQMLDLRGTGVNELPASIVNLKRLVHLLVDKHVKFPDGIGKMQALESSINVHVSRQSTKFLQELGQLKDLKKLRLDFKDVCETGHENGITEEAMKAIASALQNLRALVIVNDSNFLMEACLLPLALQKLYVLGSTMTRVSNSVGSLVRLRSLRLCMDRVGEEDLCIIGGLPALFKLTLLIKKRKDIAKTRVIVSGAHGFSCLRNFFYNTSGDTMDLIFAVGSMPKLEVFEIRFNVVEQESDWGDFDFGIENLACLTKIYCLGTFNTSDTEQAAMDRGKAAMDRAKTAIERKVRTHPNNPSLLFNLGVSSWW; from the exons ATGGAGGGTGCTCTCGTGAGTGCGGCGACAGGGGCTTTGAAATCGATTGTGGAGAAGCTGTTCGCTCTGCTTGGTGATGAGTACAAGCGGTTTAAAGGGGTGCGGGACCAGATAAGGTTCCTCGCCAACGAGCTCACCACCATGCACGCCTTCCTCCTGAAGatgtccgaggaggaggaggcgggtcATGATCCGCTGGACAAGGCGTGGATGAAGGAGGTTCGGGAGCTGTCGTACGACATGGAGGAGTCCATGGATGATTTCATGCTGCGTCTCGATGATAAAGATGCTAATCCAGATGGCTTCATCGACAAAATCAAGCACTCATTGGGGAAATTGGGGAACATGAAGACTCGCCGCCGAATTGGCAAAGAGATGGAAGAATTCAAGAAGCAAATCATTGAAGTGGGTGACAGGTATGCAAGGTACAGGACAGGAGGTGTCATCTTCAAGATGCGCAATCTGACTATCGATCCTAGAGCACTTGTTATCTTTGAGCTTGCCTCCAAACTGGTTGGAATTGAAGAACCCAAGGCTGAGATAATAAAACTGTTGACCAAAGAGGAGGGATGTGGGTTGACGCTACAAAATCTGAAGGTGGTCGCCatcgttggatttggagggatagGCAAAACAACCCTCGCGAATCAAGTTTATCAAGAGATCAAGGCGCAATTCCAGTGCAGTGCTTTCATATCCGTGTCTCGGACTCCAGACATGATGAGTATTCTGAGAACTATTCTTAGTGAAGTCAGCAATCAAAAATATGTAGACACTGAAGCAGGAAGCATCCAACATTTGATCAGCAAGGTGCATGATTTCCTAACAGACAAAAG ATACTTTATCGTAGTTGATGATATATGGAGCGTGGCAGCATGGGAAATCCTTAAGTATGCATTCCCCATGATGAGTGGAGGCAGCAGAATAATCACCACTTCCCGTGTTAAAGGTGTTGCTCATTCATGTTGCTCATCATTCAGTGGTTTTGTCTATAATATAAGAGCTCTTGATATTGTGCACTCAAGACAGTTGTTCCATAGAAGACTATTCAAATCGGAAGAAGATTTCCCTTCACACCTCAAAGATGTTTCAGATGAAATATTGAAAAAGTGTGATGGAATACCTTTGGCAATCATTGCAATATCTGGTttactggctaatagagaaaataCAAAAGATGAATGGGATCAAGTAAAAGTTTCAATAGGTTGTGCACTTGAAAGAAATCCTAGTGTTGAAGGAATGATGAAGATAATATCACTTAGTTACTTTGATCTTCCTGCTCATCTCAAAACTTGTTTACTGTATTTGAGTATATTTCCTGAAGATACTATTATTCATAAGAAGGGCCTGATATGGAGATGGATTGCTGAAGGATTCATTTATAATGAAGGCAGATATACATTGTACGAATCGGGAGAGAAGTGTTTCAATGAGCTTGTTAACCGGAGTCTAATTGAACCTGTGATGACAGGCTATGGTGTGGTCAAGAGTTGTCGAGTTCATGACACCATCCTTGATTTCATTATATCAAAGTCAATTGAAGAGAACTTTGTTACTTTAGTTAGTAATTCCAATACAACTGAAACACAAAGCAAAGTTCACCGGCTTTCTGTCCAAAAAGACAAGGAAGGACCAGAGAATCTATTACTGCGTCGTATCCGGTCACTTCATGTGTTCCGTCCTTTAGGGGAATTCCCTTCTTTGGTTCGATTCAGGCATTTGCGTGTTCTGGACATCGGCAACATCGAATGTAGCCTCCGATTAAAAAACCATCATATTGAAGATATAGGGAGGCTATTGCAGTTGAGATACCTGAACCTCAGATGGACACGTGTAAGTATGCTCCCACAGCAAATTGGATATTTGTGTCACCTACAGATGCTGGACCTAAGAGGCACCGGCGTAAATGAATTACCAGCCTCCATTGTCAATCTCAAAAGATTGGTGCATCTACTTGTTGACAAACATGTTAAATTTCCTGATGGAATTGGAAAGATGCAAGCCTTAGAGAGTTCTATAAATGTCCATGTCTCCCGGCAATCTACTAAATTCCTTCAAGAACTTGGCCAGCTAAAGGATTTGAAGAAACTGCGCCTTGATTTTAAAGATGTTTGCGAGACAGGACATGAAAATGGAATTACAGAGGAGGCCATGAAGGCCATTGCGTCTGCTCTACAGAACCTTCGTGCTCTAGTCATTGTTAATGATAGCAACTTCTTGATGGAAGCATGTTTGCTTCCGCTAGCCCTCCAAAAACTTTATGTTTTGGGTTCAACCATGACAAGGGTTTCGAATTCAGTGGGCTCCCTCGTGAGGCTCCGGTCATTACGCCTTTGCATGGATCGAGTCGGGGAGGAAGACCTCTGTATTATTGGTGGATTACCCGCTCTGTTCAAGCTAACGCTACTAATTAAAAAGCGTAAAGATATCGCTAAAACCAGAGTCATAGTCAGTGGTGCTCATGGGTTTTCATGCTTAAGGAATTTTTTTTATAACACATCTGGTGACACGATGGATCTTATCTTTGCAGTAGGATCCATGCCGAAGCTAGAAGTATTTGAAATTCGTTTCAATGTAGTTGAACAAGAGTCTGATTGGGGTGATTTCGATTTCGGAATTGAAAATCTCGCCTGCCTCACGAAAATCTATTGTCTAGGTACCTTCAACACTAGTGACACCGAACAGGCTGCTATGGACAGAGGAAAGGCTGCTATGGACAGGGCAAAGACTGCTATAGAGAGGAAAGTGAGAACACACCCCAACAACCCTAGCCTGTTATTTAATTTGGGGGTTTCATCCTGGTGGTGA
- the LOC124708519 gene encoding disease resistance protein PIK6-NP-like: MEGALVSAATGPVVKKLFALLGDEYKRFKEVRDQIRFLASELTTMHAFLLKMSEEEEGGHDPLDKAWMKEVLELSYDMVESIDDFMLRIGDKDANPDGFIDKIKHLLAKLGKMKTRRRIGKEIEDLKKQIIEVGDRNARYKTGRVVSKMSNLTIDPRALAIFEHASNLVGIAEPKADIIKMLTQDETCGSAPQHPKVVSIIRFGGIGKTTIANQVYQELKVQFQCSAFISVSRTPDMMSVLRTILSEVSKQKYVDTQAGSIQHLICKIHDFLTDKS, from the exons ATGGAGGGTGCTCTCGTGAGTGCGGCGACGGGGCCGGTTGTGAAGAAGCTGTTCGCTCTGCTTGGTGATGAGTACAAGCGGTTCAAGGAGGTGCGGGACCAGATCAGGTTCCTCGCCAGTGAACTCACCACCATGCACGCCTTCCTCCTGAAGATgtcggaagaggaggaggggggtCATGATCCGCTGGACAAGGCGTGGATGAAGGAGGTTCTGGAGCTGTCATACGACATGGTGGAGTCCATCGATGACTTCATGCTGCGTATCGGTGACAAAGATGCTAATCCAGATGGCTTCATTGACAAGATCAAGCACTTGTTGGCGAAGTTGGGGAAGATGAAGACTCGCCGCCGGATTGGAAAAGAGATTGAAGATCTGAAGAAACAAATAATTGAGGTGGGTGACAGGAATGCAAGGTATAAGACAGGACGTGTCGTCTCTAAGATGAGCAATCTGACTATCGACCCTAGAGCACTTGCTATCTTTGAGCATGCCTCCAATCTGGTTGGAATTGCAGAACCCAAGGCTGATATAATTAAAATGTTGACCCAAGATGAAACCTGTGGATCAGCGCCGCAGCATCCGAAGGTAGTCTCCATCATTCGATTTGGAGGAATAGGCAAAACAACCATCGCGAATCAAGTGTATCAAGAGCTCAAGGTGCAATTCCAATGCAGCGCTTTCATATCTGTGTCTCGCACTCCGGACATGATGAGTGTTCTAAGAACTATTCTTAGTGAAGTCAGCAAACAAAAGTATGTAGACACTCAAGCAGGGAGCATCCAACATTTGATCTGCAAGATCCATGATTTCCTAACTGACAAAAG TTGA